The Halobaculum magnesiiphilum genome contains the following window.
CTCGCGGAGCATCCCGGGCATCCACGAGCCGACGAGTCGCTCCTTCGGGCTGCCGTCGTCCTCGGCGTGGAGGACGCCGACGCCGCGGCCCACGTCGACGACGTAGTTCTTCACCCGGAGGTGGCGGCGATCGGTCGCCGCCGAGAACAGGTCCCGGCGGCCCTCCCGCCGGTACCGTTCCTCGAGGATGTCGAACGCCTCGCGGCTGAACGGATCGAGGTCCGACTCCGCCCGGATCGGGACGTGGTCGTCGTGGGCCTCGTTGAGCGCCGCCACGAGGTCGTCGCGGACCTCCTCGGGGAACACCGACAGCGGATTCGCCTGCACGGGCGACTCGTACCAGTCGTCCTCTGCGTCGTCGCCGGCGGCGTAGCTCAGCCCGCGCTCTTCCTCGCGGGCGGCGATGTTCCACTCGATCGTGTACCGCCGGCCCTCCTCGGTCCGCGAGTACGCTCGCAGGCCGTTGATCAGACAGCGCTTCAGCTCGGACTTCCCGGTCGCGGTCGGCCCGTCGAACCAGTGGATCTTCTCGTCTTTCCCGCGGCCGGCCGCGACCGTGCGGAGGTCGTCGACGAAGGCGTTGAGCACGCCCGTGTTGCCGAGGACGGCGTGCTCGCCGTCGTTCGCCGGGTCGTCGAAGAAGCGGTAGCGCTCGCGCTCGACGCCCTCCTCGACGACGGTTCGCGTGCCCATCGACTCGATCGCCGACAGGAGGTACTTGGCGGCGTGGCTGACGGCGTCGGGGCGCTCGAACGCGAGGTCGACGAACTCCGCGAGCGAACGCGGCGGCTCGTAGGCGCCCTCCAGCGCCTCGTCGGCGCGCGCGAGGTAATCGGTCATGCTCACTCCTCGAGTTCGCTCTTGGCGACCTCCGCGCCGGCGAACTCCAGTACCTCGCGGGCGCCCTCGGCGGAGTACCCCTGCTCCGTCAGGGCGTCGACCCACGCGGCGCGCTCGTCGTCGTCGAGTTCTCCGGCCGACACCAGCGCGGAGAAGTTGATGTTGTGTTTCTTGTCCTCCCAGAGCTTGCGCTCGAGGGCGCGCCGGAGGCGGTCGTTCTCCTGGGGATCGAAGCTCGACCCCTCGCGGGCGCGGCGGCTCACCCAGTTGGCGACCTCCTGGCGGAAGTCGTCCTTGCGGTCGCCGGGCACCTCCAGCTTCTCCTCGACCGACCGGAGGAACGTCTCGTCGGGCTCCTGCTCGCGCCCGGTGAGGTCGTCCTCGACGGTGGTGTCGTCGATGTACGCCATCACGTGGTCCATGTACTTCTCGCCCTGGCGGCGGATCTCGTCGACGTCGTACGCCAGCGCGTGGCGCACGTCCTCGATGGCGCGCTCCTTGTACTCCTCGCGGACGAGTTCGAGGTAGCGGTGATAGGTGTCGAGGTTCTCCTCGGGGATCGACCCGTGGTTCTCGAGGTTCGTCTCGAAGTGTTTGAACACCGCCAGCGGCGAGAGGTAGCCGCGGTCCCTGTGGCGGGAGTCCATGATCGCCTCGGCGATCTCGTCGCCGATGAACCGGGCGGAGACGCCCTCCATTCCCTCGGCGATGTCGGCGGCGCGGTCGCCGTTCTCCCTGAGCTTGCGCTCGTCGATCTCGTCGGTCTCGTCGATCTCGCCGTTGTACGCCTTCGCCTTCTGGACCAGCGAGACGGACTCGTCGGTCGGCTCCTCGATCCGGGTGAGCACGCCGAAGAGGCCGGCCATCTCCATGGCGTGGGGCTCGATGTGAATGTCGGGCACGTCGGCGTTGCGGAGCATCTTCCGGTAGATCTCCGCCTCCTCGTCGTACTCCAGGACGTACGGGTAGTCGATCCGCTTCGTGCGGTCGTTGAACGCCTCCATCTTCTCGTCGCCCTTCTTGTCGCGGTACTCGGGCATGTTCGTCCGGCCGACGATCACCTGGTCGATGTCGATCCGCGGGTTGTTTCGCGGCTTGATCGTCTGCTCCTGGCTGGCGTGCAGGAAGTCGTAGAGGAACTCCCGCTGGAGCTTCAACAGCTCCTCGCCCGAGAAGATGCCGCGGTTGGCGTTACAGAATGCCCCCGCGTAGTCGAACGCTCGCGGGTCGTTCTCGCCGTACACCGCGAGCTTCGAGTAGTTCACGTCGCCGGTGAGCTCCGTCTCGTCCTGGTTCTTCTTGTCCTTGGGTTCGAACGTCTCGATGCAGCGGCGCTGGTTCTCGTCGGCGACGAGCCGCACCACCTCGACGTGGTTCTCCAGCACCGCCTGCAGGTCGTCCTCGTAATGGGCGAGCAACTCGTCCATGTAGAAGCCAGACGCGGGGTCGAGGCTCTGCTCGTTGCGGACGGTGTAGGGCGCGTCGAGGTTCCCGTTCAGCTCCGCGATCACCTCGTCGCGCTGTTCCTGCGGAAGCAAGACGAGGGGCTCCTGGTTCATCGCCGAGCGAACGGTGTCGTCGGCGGGGTCCTGGTCCTCGATGACCGAACAGAGGTCGGTCCACCTGAAGGTGTACATCCGGCCCTCGTCGCTGCGGGTGTAGTCCTCGAAGTACCGCCGGACGAGCCAGTCGAAGTGGCTCTTGCCCGAGCCGACCGGGCCCAACAGCAGCTTGATGCGCTTCTCGGGGCCGAGCCCCCGCGCGCCGGATTTCACCTTGTTGACGAACTCGTGGATCGACTCGTGGACCTCCCGGCCGTAGAAGGCGTTCTCGCCGTCGTGAAGCGGGTCCTCCGAGGCGAGGAGGTACTCCACGACGCCCGCGTCCTCGTCGTAGCGCGTGCCGTAGTGGTCGAACATGTCGGCGACGCGCTGGTGGGTGTTGCGTGCGACTCTGGGGTCGGCCGTGACCTCCCGGAGATACCATTCGAACGGCTTCGCCTCCCGGAGGTCCTCCGGGACCGATCGCTTGTACTCCCGGCTGAGCTCCTCGAGTGTGTGCGTGCTCGATACCTCCCCTGACGCGCGGTCGTTCGCGTTGTCGGTCTGTTCACTCATTGTTAGCCACGTGTGCGGGGACGACCGCGACGGTCCCGCTCCGCAGGCACCCGGTGTCGACGCCGACGCCCGCTCCGTCGGCTGACCCCGATCCGAGCGCCGCCGGACCGTCGTGTCCGCTCGTGCCACACGACCGCGCGGGGATCCGGCGTGGGCGGCGTCTCCAACAGAACTCGTCGTGAGGGCGGCCGGTGGGGGTCGTTGCCTCCGTCCCGTGGTCGGACCGAGACTATATGTTGTGGTGGGTGTTAACACACATAAGCCTGTCGGCAAACGGGGCCGGTACCGTCGCGCCCTCGATCGGTTGTGCGATCGACGCATGTGCCGAATACCACCGAGAGGGCCCCGTTCATCGTATTTACCGGACGACACCGTCGTCGCGGACACGCGAGCGTGGCGCCTAAGCCGCCGGGCGGGCAAGAGCCGCCATGACCGACGACGGCGACGGGCGGCCCCCGGTCGACGGACCCGGGATCGGCGACGAGAGCGGGGAGGCGACCGAGGGCAGCGCGCTCGATGGCGACGGGCTCGACACGGGCGCGCGCGACGCCGACGCGTTCGATCTGGACGCCCTCGACCCCGACGAGCTCGCCGACGGCTGGCGGCTGTGGAACGAGGAGCCGAACGGCCGCGCGATCGTGGTGTTCCGCCCCGACGTGTTCGACGCCGATCGGTTCCCCGCGCCGTGTCTCCCCACGGTGTATCTCACGAACGGCTCCCGCCGCGCGCGACCGGGGTCGGGCCAGCGGACCACCGACGAGTGGCACGTCATCCTCTTCCTTGAGCCCGAAGTCGAGGTCGAGTCGACGACGTTCGACGACCGGACGGCCGCGCTCGACGGCGTTCGCGACGTGACCGAGCGGTTCGTCGCCGGCGACATCGACCACCGCGGCGCCTACCAGGTCCCGCGGGAGGCGTACCTCGACGCGCTCGACGACCTGCTCGGCGAGGAGTGACGCGGCGCCGGGTCGCCGCCGGCGGCGACGCCCTGTCGGAACCGCGGGGGACGACGACCCGGAGCCCCTCGGCGACGCCGTTATCTGCGGCGCGCGGGATGATCGAGACATGTCCACCGTCACGCTCATCGGCACGCGACTCGCGTCCGAGGGCACCGAGTTCGTTTACCGAGGGGAGTCGAGCGCCTGCGAGGGCTGTCCCTACCGCGGGCAGTGTCTCAACCTCGTCGAGGGGCGACGCTACCGGGTGACCGGCGTCCGCGACGGGACGCAGGCGCTCGACTGCGCCGTCCACGCCGACGCGAGCGTCCGCGCCGTCGAGGTCGAACCCGCCGAGATCACCGCGAACGTCGCCTCGCGCGGCGCGTACGCCGGGTCGCGGGCGTCGCTGGAGGGGCCGTGTCCGCACGTCGACTGCCCGAGCCACGAGCTGTGCGAGCCACTGGGAGCCGATTTCGACGAGGAATATCGTATCGCGGAGGTACAGGGCGACCCGCCCCACGAGGTGTGCCACCTCGACCGCGACCTGACGACGGTGACGTTCGAGACGACAGACGGGGGATAGCAGGGTCCCGTCGCGATGCGTCGTCCGGCCGCGGTCCTCGCGTGTCTGTGTCTCGTGCTCGCCGGGTGCGGCGCGACGGGGTCGCCCGGGGGCGACGCGCGGACCGTCGCTCCCGCGCTCGCGGGGACCCCGACCCCCACCGCGACCCCGGAGACGCCGGTCCGGCCGCCCGGCGTGAACGCCAGTGCATCCGGAATCGACCGCCGCGCCCTGGTGGCGGCCCACGAGGAGGCGCTCGACGGCCGGTCGGTGACGGTTCGGACGAGCCGCCGCGTCGTCGCGGACGACGGGACCGTGATCCTCGACGGGTTCCGGCGCTCCCGGACGGACGGGCTCGCACAGTTCTTCAGCCGACGGATCACCGAAACGCCGTACCGGCGGGCGGACGGTCGGACGTTCAACGTCTCCTACTGGCGCAACGACACCGTCACCGTCCGTCGGTGGCCCGACGGGAACCGGTCGGTGACGCTCGACACCGACTTCCCGACCCGGCAGTTGTTCGACCGGACGGGCGCCGCCGCCGTCGAGACCATCCTTTCCGGATACGAACTCCAGTATGCGGGGACGACGACGCGCGACGGGGAGACGCTCCACGTGCTGACGGAGGCGTCCGCCGAACAGCGGTACCGACCGCTTCGGACGAATGTGTGCCTGCGCGTGCTCGTCACCGGGGAGGGCGTCGTTCGGTCGATCACGGCGACCTACCGGACCGACGAGTACGGGCGGTCGGCGCGTGTGACCGTCGAGTTCCGCGTCACGAACGTCTCGGATACCGAGGTCCCCCGGCCGGAGTGGGTCGACGAAGCGCTCGCCGAGGACGGCTGACGGGTGACGGATGAGCCGTGTCCCCGGCCGGTCCGGGCCCCAGATACGCAGGTCGTCCCCGCTCGACGCTACTCGTCGCCCCGGGGCGTTCGGGTGCCGCTGGCGTTGACCGCCGCCAGCTCCTCGCTGTCGAGTTCGCGCATGGGGTCGGGGAGGTGGTCGGCGGCGGCGTCGAGGGCGGCCATCGCCTCGCGGACGGCGTCCGACTGCGGCCCCTCGCCGAGGTTGAGCTGCCGGAGGTACCCCCGAGCGAGGGCGGTGTAGACGCCGGCCTCCGCGAGATACGAGCAGCCGAGCATGTTCGCCCAGACGTGGCCCGGGCGGTTCACGGTCCGGTGGAACGCGTACGACCCGCCCAGCTCGCCCTCGATCGCCGCGACCGCGAGCGTCGACAGCCGCGACTTCGCCTCGACCCACGTGTCGAGGGAGCCGCCCCAGTAGCCGCGGAGCCGCTCGGCGTCGTACGCGAGGTCGACGTCGTAGGCGTCGTCGGGGACCGCCCGCGCCGAAAGCGCGTCGCCGGCGTCGGCGCCGGCGACCGCCGGGTCGACCCCCTCCTCGACGCC
Protein-coding sequences here:
- a CDS encoding DUF7537 family lipoprotein is translated as MRRPAAVLACLCLVLAGCGATGSPGGDARTVAPALAGTPTPTATPETPVRPPGVNASASGIDRRALVAAHEEALDGRSVTVRTSRRVVADDGTVILDGFRRSRTDGLAQFFSRRITETPYRRADGRTFNVSYWRNDTVTVRRWPDGNRSVTLDTDFPTRQLFDRTGAAAVETILSGYELQYAGTTTRDGETLHVLTEASAEQRYRPLRTNVCLRVLVTGEGVVRSITATYRTDEYGRSARVTVEFRVTNVSDTEVPRPEWVDEALAEDG
- a CDS encoding PrkA family serine protein kinase; its protein translation is MSEQTDNANDRASGEVSSTHTLEELSREYKRSVPEDLREAKPFEWYLREVTADPRVARNTHQRVADMFDHYGTRYDEDAGVVEYLLASEDPLHDGENAFYGREVHESIHEFVNKVKSGARGLGPEKRIKLLLGPVGSGKSHFDWLVRRYFEDYTRSDEGRMYTFRWTDLCSVIEDQDPADDTVRSAMNQEPLVLLPQEQRDEVIAELNGNLDAPYTVRNEQSLDPASGFYMDELLAHYEDDLQAVLENHVEVVRLVADENQRRCIETFEPKDKKNQDETELTGDVNYSKLAVYGENDPRAFDYAGAFCNANRGIFSGEELLKLQREFLYDFLHASQEQTIKPRNNPRIDIDQVIVGRTNMPEYRDKKGDEKMEAFNDRTKRIDYPYVLEYDEEAEIYRKMLRNADVPDIHIEPHAMEMAGLFGVLTRIEEPTDESVSLVQKAKAYNGEIDETDEIDERKLRENGDRAADIAEGMEGVSARFIGDEIAEAIMDSRHRDRGYLSPLAVFKHFETNLENHGSIPEENLDTYHRYLELVREEYKERAIEDVRHALAYDVDEIRRQGEKYMDHVMAYIDDTTVEDDLTGREQEPDETFLRSVEEKLEVPGDRKDDFRQEVANWVSRRAREGSSFDPQENDRLRRALERKLWEDKKHNINFSALVSAGELDDDERAAWVDALTEQGYSAEGAREVLEFAGAEVAKSELEE
- a CDS encoding UPF0179 family protein — encoded protein: MSTVTLIGTRLASEGTEFVYRGESSACEGCPYRGQCLNLVEGRRYRVTGVRDGTQALDCAVHADASVRAVEVEPAEITANVASRGAYAGSRASLEGPCPHVDCPSHELCEPLGADFDEEYRIAEVQGDPPHEVCHLDRDLTTVTFETTDGG
- a CDS encoding DUF5820 family protein, whose product is MDALDPDELADGWRLWNEEPNGRAIVVFRPDVFDADRFPAPCLPTVYLTNGSRRARPGSGQRTTDEWHVILFLEPEVEVESTTFDDRTAALDGVRDVTERFVAGDIDHRGAYQVPREAYLDALDDLLGEE